The Thermoleophilum album genome includes a window with the following:
- a CDS encoding glycogen debranching N-terminal domain-containing protein: MSDTTVTVLDGATFVVADRTGDLDAGRDPTHGFYVDDTRVLSLFRLRVDGNDLTELSCSQEHHYLARFFLVPAARRRFDDPRLSVIRERVVRSEWVDRITVFNHTPQRTRIELEVELDADFADLFEVKEGAVRPRVAERRLDGDAMLVRYRREQFTRGARVAVAVPPAAGTSNTSAVTVQPRFDGRGLRIPVELEGRGSARLEIRVSPLTEGPLPVGVAGKGGAQRAPRGPFESFEEVVADVRQRLEAWRASAPLLETDWEQLRDLWEQSLADLAALRFDPRVLPGAELPAAGLPWFMALFGRDTLITSYQVVPFIPELAATALRVLAALQATTDDPLRDAEPGKIIHELRFGELAAFGETPHSPYYGSADATPLFLIVLDEYHRWTGDDALVRELEGNARAALAWIDEYGDRDGDGFIEYATRNAMRGLRNQCWKDSWNSIVFGDGSLAEPPIASCEIQGYAYDAKRRCARLAREVWGDEQLASRLAREAEALARAFDDAFWIEHKGFYALALDRDKRRVDVLASNVGHLLWSGIVPPERAQRLAALIMSDRLASGWGVRTLAADELAYNPVGYHNGSVWPHDTALVACGLARFGFRREAGQLACAVADAAEAFRFTLPEVFAGYPRSLTDVPVEYPTSSRPQAWAAGAALLLVRVLMGLDVTEAGAATLPLECERATRIALRGVRVRGTVCDLASERVVAPTTSL; the protein is encoded by the coding sequence GTGTCGGACACGACCGTCACTGTCCTCGATGGAGCGACGTTCGTCGTCGCCGACCGCACAGGCGACCTCGATGCGGGTCGCGACCCCACGCACGGCTTCTATGTCGACGACACGCGCGTCCTCTCGCTCTTTCGACTGCGGGTCGACGGCAACGACCTAACCGAGCTCTCCTGCTCGCAGGAGCATCACTACCTCGCTCGTTTCTTCCTTGTTCCCGCGGCGCGCCGCCGCTTCGACGACCCGCGCCTGTCGGTGATCCGCGAGCGGGTGGTGCGTTCGGAGTGGGTCGACCGCATCACGGTGTTCAACCACACGCCGCAGCGCACGCGCATCGAGCTGGAAGTGGAGCTCGACGCCGACTTCGCCGACCTGTTCGAGGTCAAGGAGGGTGCTGTGAGGCCGCGCGTGGCCGAGCGGCGCCTGGACGGAGACGCGATGCTCGTGCGCTACCGCCGTGAGCAGTTCACGCGTGGTGCGCGCGTGGCAGTGGCGGTGCCGCCGGCGGCCGGAACGTCGAACACCTCCGCGGTCACCGTGCAACCGCGCTTCGATGGTCGCGGTTTGCGGATACCCGTTGAGCTCGAGGGACGGGGGAGCGCGCGCCTCGAGATCCGTGTCAGTCCCCTGACCGAGGGACCCCTGCCGGTTGGAGTGGCCGGCAAGGGCGGTGCCCAGAGAGCCCCACGCGGACCCTTTGAGAGCTTCGAAGAGGTGGTAGCGGACGTGCGCCAACGGCTCGAAGCGTGGCGCGCCTCGGCACCGCTCTTGGAAACCGATTGGGAGCAGCTCCGGGATCTATGGGAGCAGAGCCTCGCCGACCTCGCCGCGCTGCGCTTCGATCCCCGTGTGCTGCCCGGAGCCGAGCTACCGGCCGCCGGTCTGCCGTGGTTCATGGCGCTGTTCGGACGCGACACGCTGATCACCAGCTACCAGGTCGTGCCGTTCATTCCGGAACTGGCGGCCACCGCGCTGCGCGTGCTCGCCGCTTTGCAGGCCACCACAGACGATCCGCTACGCGACGCCGAGCCCGGCAAGATCATCCACGAGCTGCGGTTCGGCGAGCTCGCGGCCTTCGGTGAGACACCCCACTCGCCGTACTACGGATCGGCTGACGCAACACCGCTGTTTTTGATCGTCCTCGACGAGTACCACCGCTGGACCGGCGACGATGCTTTGGTGCGCGAGCTCGAGGGCAACGCCCGCGCGGCCCTCGCCTGGATCGACGAGTACGGCGACCGCGACGGCGACGGCTTCATCGAGTACGCGACACGCAACGCGATGCGCGGCTTGCGCAACCAGTGCTGGAAGGATTCCTGGAACTCGATCGTCTTCGGCGATGGCAGCCTCGCGGAGCCACCGATCGCGAGCTGTGAGATCCAGGGTTACGCCTACGACGCGAAGCGCCGCTGTGCGCGGCTGGCGCGGGAGGTTTGGGGCGACGAGCAGCTGGCGTCGCGACTCGCGCGCGAGGCGGAGGCCCTAGCGCGGGCCTTCGACGACGCCTTCTGGATCGAGCACAAGGGCTTTTATGCACTGGCGCTCGATCGCGACAAGCGTCGTGTGGATGTTCTCGCGTCGAACGTCGGGCACCTGCTGTGGAGCGGCATCGTGCCGCCCGAGCGGGCACAGCGCCTAGCGGCTCTGATCATGTCCGATCGCCTCGCCAGTGGCTGGGGAGTACGCACCTTGGCGGCCGACGAGCTCGCCTACAACCCCGTCGGCTACCACAACGGCAGCGTCTGGCCGCACGACACGGCGCTGGTCGCCTGCGGGCTCGCACGCTTCGGTTTCCGGCGCGAAGCCGGCCAGCTGGCGTGTGCGGTCGCGGATGCGGCGGAGGCCTTCCGCTTCACTCTCCCCGAGGTTTTCGCCGGCTACCCGCGCTCGCTGACGGACGTGCCGGTCGAGTACCCGACCTCGTCGCGCCCTCAGGCCTGGGCGGCGGGTGCCGCGCTGCTCCTCGTTCGCGTGCTGATGGGTCTGGACGTAACGGAAGCGGGGGCGGCGACGCTGCCGCTCGAATGCGAGCGGGCGACGCGCATCGCGCTCCGCGGCGTGCGCGTGCGCGGGACGGTCTGCGACCTGGCGAGCGAACGGGTCGTCGCGCCGACGACCAGCCTGTAG
- a CDS encoding NAD-dependent malic enzyme, giving the protein MATPSAQYSVTLRVELPHGGVLSKVTAAIARAGGAIVAVDTVEASGDSTVREITIECTSAYHRGEVISAVQAVRQARVLEITDRTFEIHRGGKLHTGLNHPIKTRDDLSMAYTPGVARVCMAIAENRQKAFKYTIKGNTVAVVSDGTAVLGLGDIGPEAAMPVMEGKAMLFKEFADVDAFPICLATKDVDEIVETVKRISPTFGGINLEDISSPRCFEIEQRLVEELDIPVFHDDQHGTAIVTLAALINACRLTGRKLQDLSVCMVGAGAAGVAVAKILMQAGITEIVACDRFGAIHREREDYLAGEMNAPKRWLAENTNHACRSGAPSDVIEGTDLFIGLSGPGIISARDLQKMNPEPFVFAMANPEPEVRPEEAAPYVRVMATGRSDYPNQINNVLAFPGVFRGALDVRAERITDEMKLAAAHGIAQVVGDEELDEDYIVPSVFNRDVVHAVAEAVAREARRSGTARATTPPEARRPAVV; this is encoded by the coding sequence ATGGCCACGCCGTCTGCCCAATACTCCGTCACCTTGCGCGTCGAGCTACCGCACGGCGGCGTGCTGAGCAAGGTGACCGCGGCAATCGCGCGCGCCGGCGGCGCGATCGTGGCGGTGGACACCGTCGAGGCGAGCGGCGATTCGACGGTTCGCGAGATCACCATCGAGTGCACAAGCGCCTACCACCGCGGCGAAGTGATCAGCGCCGTTCAGGCGGTCCGCCAAGCCCGGGTGCTCGAGATCACCGATCGCACCTTCGAGATCCACCGCGGAGGCAAGCTGCACACCGGGCTCAACCATCCGATCAAAACGCGCGACGACCTCTCCATGGCCTACACGCCCGGCGTCGCACGGGTCTGCATGGCGATCGCCGAGAACCGTCAGAAGGCTTTCAAGTACACGATCAAGGGCAACACCGTGGCGGTCGTCTCCGATGGCACGGCGGTGCTTGGCCTCGGCGATATCGGCCCCGAGGCGGCGATGCCGGTGATGGAAGGCAAGGCGATGCTCTTCAAGGAGTTCGCCGACGTCGACGCCTTCCCCATCTGCCTAGCAACGAAGGACGTCGACGAGATCGTCGAGACGGTCAAGCGCATCTCCCCCACCTTTGGCGGCATCAATCTCGAGGACATCTCGTCGCCGCGCTGCTTCGAGATCGAGCAGCGTCTGGTCGAGGAGCTCGACATCCCCGTCTTCCACGACGACCAGCACGGCACCGCGATCGTCACGTTGGCGGCTTTGATCAACGCCTGCCGGCTCACCGGTCGCAAACTCCAGGACCTCTCGGTGTGCATGGTGGGCGCCGGGGCAGCCGGTGTCGCGGTCGCGAAGATCCTGATGCAAGCGGGCATCACCGAGATCGTGGCCTGCGACCGGTTCGGCGCGATCCACCGCGAGCGAGAGGACTACCTGGCAGGCGAGATGAACGCACCGAAACGCTGGCTGGCCGAGAACACCAACCACGCCTGCCGCTCGGGAGCACCGAGTGACGTGATCGAGGGGACCGACCTCTTCATCGGTCTTTCGGGACCCGGGATCATCAGCGCTCGCGACCTCCAAAAGATGAACCCCGAACCGTTCGTGTTCGCGATGGCCAACCCCGAGCCGGAGGTGCGACCGGAGGAGGCAGCCCCCTACGTGCGCGTGATGGCCACCGGTAGGTCCGACTACCCGAACCAGATCAACAACGTGCTCGCCTTCCCGGGTGTCTTCCGTGGCGCACTCGACGTCCGCGCCGAGCGAATCACCGACGAGATGAAGCTGGCGGCGGCGCACGGAATCGCGCAGGTCGTCGGCGACGAGGAGCTCGACGAGGACTACATCGTCCCGAGCGTCTTTAACCGTGATGTCGTGCACGCGGTCGCCGAGGCGGTCGCCCGCGAGGCTCGCCGCAGCGGCACCGCTCGCGCCACCACGCCGCCGGAGGCGCGGCGCCCCGCGGTCGTCTAG
- the polA gene encoding DNA polymerase I, with protein sequence MPAQRPRELLLIDGNSLAYRAYFALPEELATSKGEPTNAIFGFASMLVKLVGEFGLKPTLVVWDAGMSGREEAYEPYKAQREETPDLLQEQLAKLPELVEALGFRNLRVEGYEADDVIATLARRAAREGIDVIVVTGDRDMFQIVDDHIKVLATARGITDTKLYDREAVLARYGIPPELIPDFVGLKGDTSDNIPGVPGIGEKTAAELLQRFGSLEAVLEHVDEVPGPKRRENLRAHAHEARVSKQLATVIDEVPIALDLDELQVEPPDPQRVREVFMRFELREPLRRLEEALAAAGVAVDGASPTASGDGGDRAREAIEFEVKRVPLPELVPATAAEGPVALALAGLADEADEESSLAAQASPSGETLTVAACRAREEVRVAEAESVDAVLLTLDRARITVHDWKPALRKASGESPLPTLAHDTRIAAWLLDALRRRYPLDELAEERQLVARPRADSVQSGSTAEWDGAPQLRAVATAAVLTHELARLQRRELEREGLTRLFEDVELPLVPILAAMERVGIRLDVERLRAVSSGLAEQIADLERRIWELAGERFTIGSPQQLGRILFDKLGLSRKRRGKTGFSTDARVLQQIRHEHPIVPLIEQWRELTKLKSTYIDSLPQYVAADGRLHTTFNQTGTATGRLSSTNPNLQNIPIKTELGRGVRSAFVADPGWLFVSADYSQVELRLLAHIAGEERLKRFFREGVDVHAATAAEILGVRPEEADPATRSKAKMVNYGIVYGLSAFGLADRLAIPREEAQEFIERYFERFPAVRRFIDETIERARREGKVRTLFGRLRRVPELRSRQRQTQMLGERLAVNMVIQGTAADVIKIAMVRCDRELAARGLRARLVLQIHDELLFEAPEEEAQEVADLVRREMVAALEMDPPLAVDVGIGRNWLEAK encoded by the coding sequence GTGCCCGCGCAGCGGCCGCGTGAACTGCTACTGATCGACGGCAACAGCCTCGCCTATCGCGCCTACTTCGCCCTGCCGGAAGAGCTCGCGACCTCCAAGGGCGAGCCGACGAACGCGATCTTCGGCTTCGCTTCGATGCTCGTGAAGCTAGTGGGGGAGTTCGGCTTGAAGCCGACGCTGGTCGTCTGGGACGCCGGCATGTCCGGTCGCGAGGAGGCGTACGAGCCGTACAAGGCGCAGCGCGAGGAGACGCCCGACCTCTTGCAGGAACAGCTCGCCAAGCTGCCCGAGCTGGTCGAGGCGCTGGGCTTCCGCAACCTGCGCGTCGAGGGCTACGAGGCCGACGACGTGATCGCGACTTTGGCGCGCCGTGCTGCCCGCGAGGGGATCGACGTGATCGTCGTCACCGGCGACCGCGACATGTTCCAAATCGTCGACGACCACATCAAGGTTTTGGCGACCGCCCGTGGCATCACCGACACCAAGCTCTACGACCGCGAGGCGGTGCTCGCGCGGTACGGCATCCCTCCCGAACTGATCCCCGACTTCGTGGGGCTGAAAGGGGATACGTCGGACAACATCCCCGGTGTGCCTGGGATCGGCGAAAAGACCGCTGCCGAACTACTGCAACGCTTCGGGAGCCTCGAGGCTGTGCTCGAGCACGTCGACGAGGTGCCGGGGCCCAAGCGCCGCGAGAACCTTCGCGCGCACGCCCACGAGGCGCGCGTCTCGAAGCAGCTTGCGACCGTTATCGACGAGGTCCCGATCGCTCTCGATCTCGACGAGCTACAGGTCGAGCCGCCGGATCCCCAGCGCGTACGCGAGGTGTTCATGCGCTTCGAGTTGCGGGAACCGCTGCGGCGCCTCGAGGAGGCGCTGGCAGCGGCCGGCGTGGCGGTCGACGGGGCCTCGCCGACGGCCAGTGGTGACGGGGGAGACCGGGCACGGGAGGCAATTGAGTTCGAGGTCAAGCGGGTCCCCTTGCCGGAGCTCGTCCCGGCGACCGCGGCCGAGGGGCCGGTGGCGCTCGCCCTCGCCGGCTTGGCCGACGAAGCCGACGAGGAGTCGTCGCTCGCCGCGCAAGCGTCGCCCTCTGGCGAGACCTTGACGGTCGCTGCTTGTCGGGCGCGCGAGGAGGTGCGGGTTGCGGAGGCCGAGAGCGTCGACGCTGTGCTGCTCACCCTCGATCGAGCGCGGATCACGGTCCACGACTGGAAGCCGGCGCTGCGCAAGGCGAGTGGAGAATCGCCGCTGCCGACCCTCGCGCACGACACAAGGATCGCCGCCTGGCTGCTGGACGCCCTGCGCCGCCGCTACCCGCTTGACGAGCTCGCCGAAGAGCGTCAGCTGGTCGCGCGGCCCCGCGCGGACAGTGTTCAGTCGGGTAGCACGGCGGAGTGGGACGGAGCGCCGCAGTTGCGTGCCGTCGCGACGGCCGCTGTGCTCACCCACGAGCTGGCACGGTTGCAGCGCCGAGAGCTCGAACGTGAGGGGCTTACGCGACTGTTCGAGGACGTCGAGCTGCCGCTGGTGCCGATCCTGGCGGCGATGGAGCGGGTCGGCATCCGCCTCGACGTCGAGCGCTTACGGGCGGTTTCGTCCGGCCTCGCGGAACAAATCGCTGACCTCGAACGTCGCATCTGGGAACTTGCAGGCGAGCGCTTCACGATCGGCTCGCCCCAGCAGCTCGGACGGATCCTCTTCGACAAGCTCGGGCTTAGTCGCAAGCGCCGTGGCAAGACCGGGTTCTCGACCGACGCTCGGGTGCTGCAACAGATTCGCCACGAGCATCCAATCGTCCCGCTGATCGAGCAGTGGCGCGAGTTGACCAAGCTGAAGTCGACGTACATCGATTCGCTGCCGCAATACGTCGCCGCCGACGGGCGGCTGCACACCACCTTCAACCAGACTGGTACGGCCACCGGTCGTCTTTCGAGCACCAACCCGAACCTCCAGAACATTCCCATCAAGACCGAGCTCGGTCGAGGTGTGCGTAGCGCCTTCGTCGCCGACCCCGGCTGGCTTTTCGTGTCGGCCGACTACTCGCAGGTCGAGCTGCGGCTGCTCGCCCATATCGCCGGCGAGGAGCGGCTCAAGCGGTTCTTCCGCGAGGGCGTCGACGTGCACGCCGCGACGGCCGCGGAGATCCTCGGCGTTCGACCCGAGGAAGCCGATCCGGCGACGCGGTCGAAAGCGAAGATGGTCAACTACGGGATCGTTTACGGACTGTCCGCTTTCGGGCTTGCCGATCGGCTGGCGATCCCGCGCGAGGAGGCGCAAGAATTCATCGAGCGCTACTTCGAACGCTTTCCAGCGGTGCGGCGGTTCATCGACGAAACGATCGAGCGCGCCCGCCGCGAGGGCAAAGTGCGGACCTTGTTCGGCCGCCTGCGCCGCGTTCCGGAGCTGCGCTCGCGGCAGCGGCAGACACAGATGTTGGGTGAGCGTCTTGCCGTCAACATGGTGATCCAGGGAACTGCAGCTGACGTCATCAAGATCGCCATGGTCCGCTGCGACCGTGAGCTCGCCGCACGCGGCCTGCGCGCGCGACTGGTCCTCCAGATCCACGACGAGCTGTTGTTCGAGGCGCCCGAGGAGGAGGCGCAGGAGGTCGCCGACCTGGTGCGGCGAGAGATGGTCGCGGCGCTCGAGATGGATCCGCCGCTCGCCGTCGACGTGGGCATCGGACGCAACTGGCTGGAGGCCAAGTGA
- a CDS encoding TIGR01777 family oxidoreductase, which produces MRVLITGASGTIGSALANELIAGGHTVLGLSRNPAQAARKLPAVDWHAWQPPQPPPERALAGCDAVVNLIGERIDQRLTGAAKERIRRSRVDATRALVDAIAALPENDRPRALISQSAVGYYGDRGDEELDEQSTPGSDFLAQVCVEWEAAARQASAHGLRVAVLRTGLVLSKNSGLLARLVPIFKLGLGGKIGSGRQWMPWIHLADELGLLRWLVEGAGEGTFNATAPNPVRNAEFTRTLARVLRRPALLPVPRFALDLAFGRELAAALVSSQRALPKRALEGGYRFRFERLDAALSDLLR; this is translated from the coding sequence ATGCGCGTTCTGATCACCGGTGCGAGCGGCACGATCGGCAGTGCCCTGGCGAATGAACTAATCGCGGGAGGCCATACGGTGCTTGGCCTCAGCCGCAACCCGGCGCAAGCGGCACGCAAACTGCCGGCAGTTGACTGGCACGCTTGGCAGCCACCGCAGCCGCCGCCCGAGCGCGCCCTCGCCGGCTGCGACGCCGTGGTGAACCTCATCGGCGAGCGGATCGACCAGCGCCTCACGGGAGCCGCCAAGGAGCGCATCCGGCGCAGCCGCGTCGACGCGACGCGGGCGCTCGTCGATGCGATCGCCGCGCTACCGGAGAACGATCGTCCGCGCGCCTTGATCAGCCAGTCGGCGGTCGGCTATTACGGCGATCGCGGTGACGAGGAACTGGACGAACAATCGACGCCGGGTAGTGACTTTCTCGCACAGGTGTGTGTTGAGTGGGAGGCGGCGGCGAGGCAGGCCTCGGCGCACGGCTTGCGCGTCGCGGTGCTGCGCACGGGCCTCGTGCTGAGCAAGAACAGCGGTCTGCTGGCGCGCCTCGTGCCGATCTTCAAGCTCGGACTTGGCGGCAAGATCGGCTCTGGCCGCCAGTGGATGCCGTGGATCCACCTTGCCGACGAGCTCGGGCTGTTGCGCTGGCTGGTTGAAGGCGCGGGTGAGGGAACTTTCAATGCGACCGCGCCGAACCCCGTCCGCAACGCCGAGTTCACCCGGACGCTGGCTCGCGTCCTGCGTCGTCCGGCACTCCTGCCGGTCCCGCGCTTCGCTCTCGACCTGGCCTTCGGTCGGGAGCTCGCGGCAGCCCTCGTCTCGAGCCAACGAGCGCTTCCCAAACGCGCTCTCGAAGGGGGCTACCGCTTCCGCTTCGAGCGGCTCGACGCTGCCCTGAGCGACCTGCTTCGCTAG
- a CDS encoding ABC transporter substrate-binding protein, with amino-acid sequence MSLLGCGGDEVGVGAGRPLLVVVSAPSNGPQANLGEAFAEGFLAGFDGRVRRFGKLTVRVVRTDPAALDGAGSDPSRIATAADAYARDPRLLAYVGELDAQATAVSLPRLAARGIPVVVGAPGAVGLSGRGPGQLIGEPARYYPTGIRTLVRLVSDDRARVRLVAAAFRRRGCKTPTVVSDGTLDGDAALRAFRFEARRAGLAAPYEWRYIGGRADLGVADALAAAPRPLCVLLATAGGARGLTLMFATLAAARQAVVATFDRFDGRAVAAAARASSRLLIVTWARRPAETAYRELGRRAGRLLAGALSTLGARAQRSGRLLRVLRARATGELLTPRLVPAEALGIRVDPRPDAKQPGRRG; translated from the coding sequence ATGAGCCTCCTCGGATGCGGGGGCGACGAGGTCGGGGTTGGCGCTGGGCGTCCCCTGTTGGTCGTCGTAAGTGCGCCGAGCAACGGTCCGCAGGCGAACCTCGGAGAGGCGTTCGCGGAAGGTTTCCTCGCCGGCTTCGACGGTCGCGTCCGGCGTTTCGGGAAGCTCACCGTGCGGGTGGTGCGGACCGACCCGGCGGCCCTCGACGGTGCCGGTAGCGATCCGAGTCGCATTGCCACGGCCGCCGACGCCTACGCGCGCGACCCGCGGCTGCTGGCCTACGTCGGGGAGCTCGATGCGCAGGCGACCGCGGTTTCGCTGCCACGTCTGGCAGCTCGGGGGATCCCCGTTGTGGTAGGGGCGCCCGGGGCTGTCGGGCTGTCCGGTCGCGGTCCGGGTCAACTGATCGGCGAACCCGCGCGCTACTACCCGACGGGTATCCGCACGTTGGTCCGGCTGGTAAGTGACGACCGTGCACGGGTGCGCTTAGTGGCGGCGGCCTTCCGCCGCCGCGGCTGCAAGACGCCGACGGTGGTTTCCGACGGCACCCTCGATGGCGATGCCGCGCTACGCGCGTTTCGCTTCGAAGCTCGCCGCGCGGGTCTCGCGGCACCCTACGAGTGGCGCTACATCGGCGGTCGAGCGGACCTCGGAGTTGCCGACGCGCTGGCTGCCGCGCCGCGCCCCCTCTGTGTGCTCCTGGCGACGGCGGGCGGCGCTCGCGGCCTCACGCTGATGTTCGCGACGCTTGCCGCGGCACGGCAAGCCGTCGTCGCCACGTTCGACCGTTTCGACGGCCGTGCGGTCGCTGCGGCGGCGCGCGCCAGCTCGCGGCTCTTGATCGTGACCTGGGCACGGCGGCCCGCCGAGACCGCCTATCGCGAGCTGGGTCGGCGCGCGGGCCGCTTGCTCGCCGGCGCGCTGTCGACGCTCGGCGCTCGCGCCCAGCGATCCGGTCGCCTGTTGCGCGTTTTGCGCGCGCGGGCGACCGGCGAGCTGCTCACGCCGCGTCTCGTCCCGGCCGAGGCGCTCGGCATTCGCGTCGATCCGCGCCCTGACGCGAAACAACCGGGCAGGCGCGGATAG
- a CDS encoding DMT family transporter has protein sequence MSRLLAVLATVLAGGLVGMQAPINSVLGKRIGTLAAASVSFAVGLAALAALTVLIGGGFGRLGEIRGLPWYYLIGGLLGAVYVTCVLLSVRTIGAGGVAAATIVGQLTMSVLLDRFGLLGLPQRPLDITRLAGVALLVAGTALVVRG, from the coding sequence GTGAGTCGTCTGCTGGCGGTGCTGGCGACGGTCCTCGCCGGGGGGTTGGTCGGCATGCAGGCGCCGATCAACTCGGTGCTCGGGAAACGCATCGGGACGCTGGCGGCGGCGTCGGTCTCGTTTGCCGTCGGGCTTGCTGCCTTAGCTGCGCTTACCGTCCTGATCGGTGGCGGCTTCGGTCGTCTCGGCGAGATCAGGGGCCTGCCCTGGTATTACCTGATCGGAGGGTTGCTCGGCGCCGTCTACGTGACTTGCGTACTCCTCAGCGTTCGCACGATCGGTGCCGGCGGGGTCGCCGCGGCGACGATCGTCGGCCAGCTAACGATGTCGGTGCTGCTCGACCGGTTCGGCCTGCTCGGGCTCCCGCAGCGCCCGCTGGATATCACCCGTCTGGCAGGGGTAGCCCTGTTGGTCGCCGGGACGGCGCTGGTCGTTCGCGGCTGA
- a CDS encoding 6-phosphofructokinase, translated as MRIGVLTGGGDCPGLNAVIRAIVRRGVEHHGQSFVGFRDGWRGVLENVHEELTIESTRGILPRGGTILGTSRTNPFKREDGPARVRSTLAELELDGLIAIGGEDTLGAAERLHREHGVPVVGVPKTIDNDLGATDLTFGFDTAVSVATEAIDRLHTTAESHNRVIVVEVMGRHAGWIALYSGLAGGADVILIPERPFDIEEVCELVRRRHARGRYFSIVVVAEGAVPREGTLVVQEGKTDEFGHVRLGGIGHVLEREIEARTGFETRAVVLGHTQRGGTPTAFDRVLATRFGIAAADAASQRRWGEMVALRGTDIVLVPLAEAVREPKLVPDELYELAATFFG; from the coding sequence GTGCGTATCGGTGTGTTGACCGGTGGTGGCGACTGCCCGGGACTGAATGCCGTGATTCGGGCGATCGTGCGGCGGGGCGTCGAGCACCATGGGCAGAGCTTCGTCGGCTTTCGAGATGGCTGGCGCGGGGTGCTCGAGAACGTTCACGAGGAGCTCACGATCGAGTCGACGCGGGGCATCCTGCCACGCGGCGGCACCATCCTCGGCACCTCGCGCACCAACCCCTTTAAGCGCGAAGACGGGCCGGCACGGGTGCGCTCCACGCTAGCGGAGCTCGAACTCGACGGCTTGATCGCGATCGGCGGCGAGGACACGCTCGGAGCGGCCGAGCGACTCCACCGCGAGCACGGCGTGCCAGTGGTGGGAGTACCCAAGACGATCGACAACGACCTGGGCGCGACCGACCTGACGTTCGGGTTTGACACTGCCGTGTCGGTCGCGACCGAGGCGATCGACCGGCTCCACACGACCGCCGAATCGCACAATCGAGTGATCGTCGTCGAGGTGATGGGCCGCCACGCCGGGTGGATCGCCCTCTACTCGGGCCTGGCGGGCGGTGCCGACGTGATCCTGATTCCGGAGCGCCCGTTCGACATCGAAGAGGTCTGCGAGCTCGTGCGGCGCCGCCATGCGCGTGGTCGCTACTTCTCGATCGTGGTGGTTGCCGAGGGTGCCGTGCCACGCGAAGGGACACTGGTCGTCCAGGAGGGCAAGACCGACGAGTTCGGGCATGTGCGCCTGGGGGGCATCGGTCACGTGTTGGAGCGCGAGATCGAGGCTCGCACGGGGTTCGAGACGCGGGCCGTAGTACTCGGTCATACCCAGCGCGGAGGCACGCCCACGGCCTTCGACCGTGTGCTCGCGACGCGCTTCGGTATCGCCGCAGCTGACGCCGCCAGCCAGCGCCGCTGGGGCGAGATGGTTGCGCTGCGCGGAACAGACATCGTGCTCGTTCCGCTCGCCGAAGCGGTGCGTGAGCCGAAACTCGTCCCTGACGAGCTCTACGAGCTAGCCGCCACTTTCTTCGGTTGA